A genomic segment from Malaclemys terrapin pileata isolate rMalTer1 chromosome 1, rMalTer1.hap1, whole genome shotgun sequence encodes:
- the SLC38A2 gene encoding sodium-coupled neutral amino acid symporter 2 has protein sequence MDRADVSKFNISPDEDSSSYSSNSNDFNYPYPTKAPTRPCIDRDPENQNFLLESNLGKKKYDIEYHPGTTSFGMSAFNLSNVIMGSGILGLSYAMANTGIILFVILLVVVSIFSLYSVHLLLKTANEGGSLLYEQLGMKAFGLAGKIAASGSITMQNIGAMSSYLYIVKYELPLVIKSFMNIEENTGEWYLNGDCLVVLVSIVFILPLSLLKNLGYLGYTSGLSLMCMVFFLIVVICKKFQIPCPLGSEYDMMNTTLNGTLAHLATAAPLHGTAQNMTSDDTCRPKYFIFNSQTVYAVPILTFSFVCHPAILPVYEELKGRTRRRMMNVSNISFFAMFIMYLLAALFGYLTFYGNVEAELLHTYSAVLGSDVIILIVRLAVLMAVTLTVPVVIFPIRTSITQLFCAEKEFSWLRHSLITVFVLAFTNVLVIFVPSIRDIFGFIGASAAAMLIFILPSAFYIKLVKKEPLKSVQKIGAILFLVSGLFVMIGSMILIIMDWIHNYASGGH, from the exons ATGGATAGAGCAGACGTGAGCAAGTTTAACATCTCTCCAGATGAAGACAGCAGTAGCTATAGCTCCAACAGCAATGACTTCAATTATCCATATCCAACCAAAGCACCTACGAG acCATGTATAGACAGGGATCCAGAAAATCAAAATTTCCTGCTTGAATCCAATCTTGGAAAGAAGAAGTATGACATTGAATAT CATCCAGGTACTACTTCCTTTGGAATGTCAGCGTTTAATCTGAGCAATGTTATTATGGGTAGTGGCATCCTTGGACTTTCTTATGCCATGGCAAACACTGGAATTATTCTTTTTGT gATTCTCTTGGTGGTTGTGTCAATATTCTCTTTATATTCAGTTCATCTTCTCCTAAAGACTGCCAATGAAGGAG GCTCTCTATTATATGAACAGCTAGGAATGAAGGCATTTGGTTTGGCTGGGAAAATTGCAGCTTCTGGATCAATTACAATGCAGAACATTGGAG CTATGTCAAGCTACCTCTACATAGTGAAATATGAGTTGCCATTGGTCATCAAGTCATTTATGAACATCGAAGAGAACACAGG AGAATGGTATCTTAATGGTGACTGTTTGGTTGTGCTGGTGTCTATAGTGTTCATTCTTCCTTTGTCACTGCTGAAAAATTTAG GATATTTAGGATATACAAGTGGCCTTTCCTTAATGTGTATGGTCTTCTTCCTTATTGTT GTAATTTGCAAGAAGTTCCAAATCCCTTGTCCTTTGGGATCGGAGTATGACATGATGAACACAACTCTGAATGGCACATTGGCACACCTGGCAACTGCTGCACCTTTGCATGGAACAGCACAAAACATGACTAGTGATGACACGTGCAGGCCCAAATATTTCATCTTCAACTCACAG ACTGTCTATGCCGTACCAATCCTAACATTCTCTTTTGTCTGCCATCCTGCTATTCTTCCTGTTTATGAAGAACTGAAAGG CCGAACCCGTAGAAGAATGATGAATGTGTCCAATATTTCGTTTTTTGCCATGTTTATAATGTACCTATTGGCTGCTCTCTTTGGATACCTGACATTTTATG GAAATGTTGAAGCAGAATTGCTTCATACTTACTCTGCAGTCCTGGGTTCTGATGTTATTATTCTTATTGTGCGTTTGGCTGTACTTATGGCTGTAACACTTACTGTACCTGTAGTTATCTTCCCA ATCCGCACTTCAATTACACAACTGTTTTGTGCAGAGAAGGAGTTCAGTTGGTTACGTCACAGTTTAATTACAGTTTTTGTTTTGGCATTTACCAATGTTCTCGTAATCTTTGTCCCTTCCATTCGAGATATATTTGGATTCATTG gtgcctctgctgctgccatgCTGATCTTTATACTTCCTTCTGCTTTCTATATCAAACTAGTGAAGAAAGAACCTCTGAAATCAGTGCAGAAGATTGGG GCTATACTCTTCCTGGTGAGTGGCCTGTTTGTGATGATTGGAAGTATGATCTTGATTATTATGGATTGGATCCATAATTATGCATCTGGTGGACATTAA